In the Onychostoma macrolepis isolate SWU-2019 chromosome 09, ASM1243209v1, whole genome shotgun sequence genome, one interval contains:
- the LOC131547514 gene encoding cytochrome c oxidase assembly factor 5 → MPKYYEDKEEDGRACAGVREDFKACLLQHDCVVKDGKKPSECLKEGHCKGLQVSFFECKRSMLDTRSRFRGRKGY, encoded by the exons ATGCCCAAATATTACGAGGATAAAGAGGAGGATGGCCGCGCCTGCGCTGGCGTAAGAGAAGATTTCAAAGCCTGTCTCCTTCAGCATGACTGTGTAGTGAAG GACGGTAAGAAGCCCAGTGAGTGTCTGAAGGAAGGACATTGCAAAGGCTTGCAAGTGTCTTTCTTTGAATGCAAGAGATCCATG CTGGACACCCGATCTCGATTCCGAGGCCGAAAGGGATACTGA